The DNA segment ATCACAGTAGTTTCTAACTGCAAATTGGACTGCAGGAGTTGGTAAAATTCCAAGATCAAACACCTGACAACCCGAAGATAGGAGTCCTGATATTACTGCGTGTTTTATCATTCCAGTGGAGGTTCTTGTGTCCCCACCAACAGCAACCTTACCCTTCACAAGTGTTCCGTATGCTGCTGCAAGTTTTGATGCAAATTCTGGCGTTAATTCATGATTTGCAATCCTTCTAACTCCAAAAGTTCCGAATAATCGTTTCATAATTTCACTTCCTGAATGAATTCTAGGGTACAATTTTTTAAAACCTTACTTTACAAATTGAATTTTTATGGATTCTACTTACGATGTGTAAACTAATTGTGTATGTAATTTAGTACCTTTCAGTATAAATTCATTTCAAAGGTTAGTTCCATTTTATTGAATAGAATTTTATTGAACAACATTCTATAAACTGTAGTAGGATGATCTATTAACAGAATGATTGTATAAACAATTATATATTTTTAACAAGTTTATCCATGAATTTTAATAATATCAACGATCTTAAGTTTAGAAGTAACTGAAAAGCTAATGGAAAATTAAAATGAAATTAATAACAATAATTCCTGCTTACAACGAGGCACTTGACATAAAAAATGTTTCAAAGGAGGCTTTGAAGTATTCGGATGTTCTGGTTGTGGATGATGGTTCATATGATGAGACCTATCGCCTTGCAGAGGAATCAGGTGCAATGGTTGTTAAACACCCAAAAAACATGGGTAAGGGTGCAGCCATAAAAACTGGACTTAAGATTGGCCTTGAAAAGGGCTACGATGTTTTTGTAGTTCTTGATGGGGACGGACAGCACGACCCATTCTACATACCAGCATTAACCGCAGCTATTGATGGGGCTGGAATTGTTATAGGTTCCAGATTCATTGGAGGTGTTCCTGAAAACATGCCACTTCAGAGGAAGGTTTCAAATGCCCTTACAACCCATCTTATAAAGTACATGACGGGTTACACCCTGACTGATAGTCAGAGTGGTTTCAGGGTAATATCAAAGGATGCTGCAAAACTTTTTCTGGACATAAGTTACGATGATTATGTTTACGAATCTGAGATGATACACAGGGCATCCAAGAATGATCTGGTGATAAGGGAAGCACCAATATCCTGCAGGTACGGCCATGAAAAATCTTACATCACCTGGATAAACGTTCTCCATTACATAAGCTTCATCTTAAAACTTATCTTAAGGAAAATAAAGAATAGGGTGACTCTTTGAAACAATTCTACGTCCTTGTTGTCAGCTTTGTACTCCTGATCCTTCTGGTTTTGTGGTTGGGACCATCAAATATTATCCATGCCCTTGAAACTGCTGATCTGCGGTTCATAGTCCTTGCAGCCTTCATTCATCTGGTTGTTATAGGAGTCAGATCCCTGAGGTGGGGTTTTATAATCAATCAAACAACTGAATTCAAGAAGAACTACGTTGTGAAAACAATAGGACTCTTTGCAGGAAATTTCAGTCCAGCCAGAAGTGCGGGGGAAGTTTTGAATGCAGTTGCAGGTAAAAAGATCAATGGGATAAGTCTATCAGAGGGACTCTCAGCAGGGTTAACTGAAAGG comes from the Methanobacterium aggregans genome and includes:
- a CDS encoding glycosyltransferase family 2 protein, which encodes MKLITIIPAYNEALDIKNVSKEALKYSDVLVVDDGSYDETYRLAEESGAMVVKHPKNMGKGAAIKTGLKIGLEKGYDVFVVLDGDGQHDPFYIPALTAAIDGAGIVIGSRFIGGVPENMPLQRKVSNALTTHLIKYMTGYTLTDSQSGFRVISKDAAKLFLDISYDDYVYESEMIHRASKNDLVIREAPISCRYGHEKSYITWINVLHYISFILKLILRKIKNRVTL